In one Arachis duranensis cultivar V14167 chromosome 9, aradu.V14167.gnm2.J7QH, whole genome shotgun sequence genomic region, the following are encoded:
- the LOC107465284 gene encoding putative pectinesterase/pectinesterase inhibitor 28: MTTNLEESIEAKRRIAVIGISTVILVAMVVAVTVGVSQVDGDEKSTKNTNHVASTVKAVKALCQPTDYKEECEESLTAEAGNTTDPRELIKIAFNVTINKIGDGLQKSHLLQEVEKEPRAKMALDTCKQLMNLSISEFSRSLERIGQFNLNNLDEILTSLKVWLSGAVTYQETCLDCFENTTSKAGEKMKEALTNATKMSSNALSIITELANTFSELNETRQDSSHRRLEDEFPSWVDNGAGVRRLLLSSSRKLKPNVIVAKDGSAKFTSINQALKNVPQKNMKPFVIFIKKGVYKEYVEVTREMRHVVFVGEGGDKTRITGNKNFIDGTNTYKTATVAIQGDYFIAINMGFENSAGAHKHQAVAVRVQADKSIFYKCSFDGYQDTLYAHTMRQFYRDCTISGTIDFIFGDAVTVFQNCTFVVRKPMQNQQCIVTAQGRKEKHQPSGIVIHGGSIVAEPGESKDHKNVKFDSKAYLARPWKNYSRTVFLQTYIGDLIEPEGYMPWQGPEGNTGMDTCYYAEFNNIGPGSNATKRVKWHGVKHLTEKSVGAFFPSKFFHGDDWIRFTKVPYSPGLTNFTKHKI, encoded by the exons CGGGGACGAAAAAAGCacgaaaaacacaaaccatGTGGCTTCGACGGTGAAAGCAGTGAAAGCCCTTTGCCAACCAACAGATTACAAGGAAGAGTGTGAGGAAAGCCTAACTGCCGAAGCTGGCAACACCACGGACCCAAGAGAACTTATCAAGATTGCATTTAATGTAACCATTAACAAGATTGGTGATGGGCTCCAGAAATCACATCTCTTGCAAGAGGTTGAGAAGGAACCTAGGGCCAAGATGGCGCTTGACACGTGTAAGCAGCTCATGAATCTCTCTATTAGCGAGTTTTCGAGGTCATTAGAGAGAATTGGACAGTTTAATCTCAACAACCTCGACGAAATCCTCACAAGCCTAAAG GTATGGCTTAGCGGAGCGGTGACATATCAAGAGACATGTTTGGATTGTTTTGAGAACACAACAAGCAAAGCTGGGGAAAAGATGAAGGAAGCGTTGACCAATGCGACGAAGATGAGCAGCAATGCCCTAAGCATAATCACGGAACTCGCAAATACTTTCTCAGAGTTGAACGAAACGCGGCAAGATAGCTCTCATCGTCGCCTCGAGGATGAGTTCCCATCGTGGGTTGACAATGGTGCTGGGGTACGTAGACTCCTTCTGTCGAGTTCACGCAAGCTGAAGCCCAATGTGATTGTGGCCAAAGATGGCAGCGCAAAGTTCACTAGCATCAATCAGGCTTTGAAGAATGTTCCTCAGAAAAACATGAAGCCATTTGTGATATTCATCAAGAAAGGTGTTTACAAAGAGTATGTTGAGGTTACCAGGGAGATGAGACATGTCGTCTTTGTTGGTGAAGGTGGCGATAAGACACGAATCACTGGCAACAAAAACTTCATTGATGGGACCAACACTTATAAAACTGCTACAGTAG CAATTCAAGGAGATTACTTTATCGCCATCAACATGGGGTTTGAGAACTCCGCAGGTGCCCATAAACATCAAGCAGTAGCAGTAAGGGTCCAAGCAGATAAGTCTATCTTTTACAAATGCTCGTTCGATGGCTACCAAGACACACTCTATGCTCACACCATGCGTCAATTCTACCGAGACTGCACCATCTCAGGCACCATCGATTTCATCTTCGGCGACGCCGTCACCGTCTTCCAAAACTGCACCTTCGTGGTCCGGAAGCCCATGCAGAACCAGCAATGCATCGTGACGGCGCAAGGCCGGAAGGAGAAGCACCAACCTTCAGGAATAGTAATCCACGGCGGCTCGATTGTGGCGGAGCCAGGAGAATCAAAGGACCACAAGAACGTGAAGTTCGATAGCAAGGCTTACTTAGCGCGTCCATGGAAGAATTACTCGAGGACGGTGTTCTTGCAAACATACATCGGAGATTTGATTGAACCCGAAGGGTACATGCCTTGGCAAGGGCCAGAAGGTAATACCGGCATGGATACTTGTTACTATGCAGAGTTCAATAACATTGGCCCTGGTTCAAATGCAACGAAGCGCGTGAAATGGCATGGTGTCAAGCACCTCACGGAAAAATCTGTAGGTGCTTTCTTCCCATCCAAGTTCTTCCATGGTGACGATTGGATTAGGTTTACTAAGGTTCCTTACTCCCCAGGCTTAACTAATTTCACGAAGCACAAAATTTAA